A single genomic interval of Saccharomyces kudriavzevii IFO 1802 strain IFO1802 genome assembly, chromosome: 3 harbors:
- the RHB1 gene encoding putative GTPase RHB1 (similar to Saccharomyces cerevisiae RHB1 (YCR027C); ancestral locus Anc_1.443), protein MEYSTISSSNSIHNFQRKIALIGARNVGKTTLTVRFVESRFVESYYPTIENEFTRIISYKNHDCTLEILDTAGQDEVSLLSTKSLMGVRGIILCYSIVNRASFDVIPILWDKLVDQLGKDNLPVILVGTKVDLGRGTKCEKRCVTKTEGEKLASTIGSQDKRNQAMFIECSAEQDYNVEELFMLLLKQMERVEGTLGFDGENNNKCNVM, encoded by the coding sequence ATGGAATACTCTACCATCTCATCTTCGAACTCCATACATAATTTTCAGAGAAAGATTGCTCTTATAGGTGCTAGAAATGTTGGTAAAACAACTTTAACTGTTCGTTTCGTTGAATCGCGGTTCGTTGAGTCCTATTATCCTACTATAGAAAACGAATTTACCAGGATAATTTCTTACAAGAACCACGATTGTACGCTGGAGATTCTTGATACTGCAGGCCAAGATGAAGTCTCATTACTAAGCACGAAATCCTTGATGGGCGTACGAGGTATAATACTGTGTTATAGTATTGTAAATCGTGCAAGCTTTGATGTTATTCCCATTCTTTGGGATAAGCTGGTCGATCAACTGGGTAAAGATAATCTCCCGGTGATACTTGTGGGTACAAAAGTTGACTTGGGAAGAGGTACAAAATGTGAAAAAAGGTGTGTAACGAAAACTGAGGGAGAGAAATTAGCTTCAACAATTGGCAGTCAGGATAAGAGGAACCAAGCGATGTTTATAGAATGTAGTGCCGAACAAGATTATAATGTTGAAGAACTATTTATGCTTCTTTTAAAACAAATGGAACGTGTGGAGGGAACTTTGGGTTTTGATGGtgaaaataacaataaatGCAATGTTATGTGA